In a single window of the Caulobacter soli genome:
- a CDS encoding TetR/AcrR family transcriptional regulator — protein MPPETKIDTRQAIMDAGQAVVQARGYNALSFRELAKTVGIKSASIHYHFPTKGDLGAALAKRYTETAAAGLERVLAATPDASERISHYTGVFRAALLNDNRMCLVGIMAAEKTDLPAEVLVEVDKFVALNVAWLTQVLGLTGPDADAKALAVLSAVNGAQLMARGGGDVAIYDRTIAAYRTAGLLP, from the coding sequence GTGCCCCCCGAGACGAAGATCGACACGCGACAGGCGATCATGGACGCGGGGCAGGCCGTGGTGCAGGCCCGTGGCTACAACGCCCTGAGCTTCCGCGAACTGGCCAAGACGGTCGGGATCAAGAGCGCCAGCATCCACTACCACTTCCCGACCAAGGGCGACCTGGGCGCGGCCCTGGCCAAGCGCTACACCGAGACGGCGGCCGCGGGCCTCGAGCGCGTCCTGGCCGCCACGCCCGACGCGTCCGAACGCATCAGCCACTATACGGGCGTGTTCCGCGCCGCCCTGCTCAACGACAACCGCATGTGCCTGGTCGGGATCATGGCCGCCGAAAAGACCGACCTGCCCGCCGAGGTGCTGGTCGAGGTCGACAAGTTCGTCGCCCTCAACGTCGCCTGGCTGACGCAGGTGCTGGGCCTGACGGGCCCCGACGCGGACGCGAAGGCCCTGGCGGTGCTGTCGGCCGTCAACGGCGCCCAGCTGATGGCGCGCGGCGGCGGCGACGTGGCGATCTACGACCGCACCATCGCCGCCTATCGGACGGCGGGGCTGCTTCCCTGA